The segment GAGTGACCTGGGCCGTGCCATGCAGACGGCGGCGCCGTTGGCCGAGACGCTGGGTTTGCAAGTGCGGCCCGAGCGTCGACTGCGGGAGCGTTGCTATGGCGATCTGGAGGGGATGACCTACGCTGAAGTGGCGGAGAAGCGCCCTGAGGATTTCGCGCGCTGGCAGGCGCGCGTGCCCGACTACGCGCCGCCCGAGGGCGAATCGCTGCGCGAGTTTCACGATCGGGCGGTCGAGGTGGCGCTGTATCTGTCGCGGCGCCATCCTGGCGAGCGGATCGCGCTGGTGGCACACGGAGGCGTCCTCGACTGCCTCTACCGCGAGGCTGCCGGCATGACCCTCGAAGCGCCGCGCGAGCACGAACTGCTCAATGCCAGCGTCAACCGCCTGCGGTGCGACACCGCCCACCTCACGCTGCTGCAGTGGGCCGACGTCAGCCACCTCGAGGCGCTGGCGCTGGACGAAGTCGATCGACGCGTCCCCTGATACTCCTGATCCCCCTGATCCGATTCTCCGGGTCACGCCCTGGCGTCCTGCCGCGAGCGTCGGTGCAATAAAAAACTCCCGGCCACGGCCGGGAGTTGTCCAATCGCAGAGGAGGAGAGACCCTGCGAATTACAGGTCCAGCTTGCTGATCTTGGACCCGTCCAGTGAAACGTCGAACATCAGGCCGGCATTGGTCTGGACGAAGCCGATCACCGGCTGCTGGCCAGTAACCGTATCCACCTTGCCGTTCGCGCCGACCTTGGCCAGTGCCACGCTGGCATCGACGCCAGCAGTCCAGCCCTTGGCCTGCAAGAACTTGTTGTAGGCTTCCGGCGTCATGAACATGATGATCACCGAGCGCGACTGGCCGCCAGCCGTCAGGCCGAACGACGCGGCGAGCGTGCGGTAGTAACCCACATTCGCGCCCTTGCTGCGCAGCACGCCGTCGCCGTACTCGCCGCCAATCACCAGGCCACCGGCCAGCACGCGCGGGAACACCAGAATGCCCTGTGCCTTGTCGGCTAGTTCGCGCGAGCCATTGACCGACGTGAACAGCCGGTTCAGCGCGCCGTCGGCGCCGGCATCGATTTCCTGGCGCCGCGCGGCCGCGTCTTTCGAATCGCTGGAGCCCGTGGTCGTGCAACCTGCAGCCATGGCGGTAGCGACGAGCAGGCCGGAACCTGCCATACGGGTGACAAAGTTGCGTCGATTCATTGTTGTTCTCCTGATTGGGATGGCAGGTGGATTCTCCGGCTGAAAATCAGCCGGCATTCGGCGACTTGACGGTGATGGCCACCACTTCGCGCACAACAATCTTGGCCATTTGGCCCTGCTTAATGCTCGCCAGGTCGATATTCGGGTCCTGCACCTTCACGGTACGCAGGGTTTCACGCGGGCCGCGGAAGGTCACCATACGTTTTGCCACGTCTACCTTGGTGATCTGAGCGGTGATCGTGGTCGTGATTTCACGCATCACGCCAGGCTTGCCGCCCTCGGCGGCGTGGGAAACGCGTTCCACCTGCTCCAGCAGCGGGGTGTCCTTGCTGTCCACCGGCTGGAGCGCTGCCACCACCGCCGCGCCGCGCGTGAGCGTCACGATATCGCCCTTGTGCACGTTGCCGATGTTCTTGGCTTCATCGCCAGCCACGAGTTCGACCAGATTGCCGCGCGGGCCCTGGACGAGTACGGCCTTCGACTGCGGATCGACATCGACCACCTTGCCACTGACCACGGCTTCCTCGGCCACGCCGATCGGCGCCGGCGTCTTTGCCTGCGGCTTTTGCGCGTGCGCCACGCCCGTCGCGCCGATCGCCAGGGCCGCCGCCGCGGCAAGTACGGAGATCAGGGAAGTTGGTTTGGCTCGCAAATTCATTTCTGATCCTTATGGCGCAAACGCGCACCTGTAATTAAAGGGGATGCAGCCATTGTGGACAAGCGGCCAGAGGCCAGCAATCCACTTCGAAAAAATTTGCGACGGGGTGCTAAAACGTTTAAATGGCGCGCCTGGCGGTCGCCGGGGCATCTGGAGGCGCAAAAAAAAGGCCGTGGAACGGCCTTGGGCGGGATGCGGAAAATCAGAGCCCTTCGGCGAGATCGGCGCCACCGTCGCGGGGCGATGCCAGCCCGAAATGGCGGTAGGCGGCGGCTGTCGCCATACGTCCTCGCGGCGTCCGCTGCAGGTAGCCCTGTTGGATCATGTAGGGCTCCAGCACGTCCTCGATCGTGTCGCGGGCTTCGCCGATCGCTGCGGCCAGATTGTCCACGCCGACCGGGCCACCGTCGAATTTATGCAACACGGCTTCCAGCAGCTTGCGGTCCATCAGGTCGAAGCCAACGCTATCCACGTCGAGCATCTCCAGTGCGGCATCGGCCAGCTCTCTAGTGATCGTTCCGTCGCTTTTCACTTCAGCAAAGTCACGCACGCGACGTAGCAGCCGATTGGCGATCCGGGGCGTGCCGCGCGCGCGGCGGGCAATTTCCAATGCGCCGGCCGGGTCAATGGCGGCATTCAGCAACAGCGCCGAGCGAGCGACGATGCGTGCGAGCTCGTCCGGGGTGTAGAACTCGAGCCGCGCCACGATGCCGAAACGGTCGCGCAGCGGATTGGTCAGCATCCCCGCGCGCGTGGTGGCGCCCACCAGCGTGAAGGGTTGCAGGTCGAGCTTGACCGAGCGGGCCGCCGGACCTTCGCCGATCATGATGTCGATCTGGTAGTCCTCCAGCGCCGGGTACAGGATTTCCTCGACCACCGGCGACAAACGGTGAATTTCGTCGATGAAGAGGACGTCGTGGGCTTCGAGGTTGGTCAGCAGGGCGGCCAGATCGCCCGGGCGCTCGAGCACCGGCCCCGATGTCTGGCGCAGATTGACGCCCATCTCGCGCGCGATGATGTGGGCCAGCGTGGTCTTGCCCAAGCCGGGCGGCCCGAACAGCAGCACGTGGTCCAGTGCCTCGCGGCGCTTGCGGGCCGCGTGCATGAAGATGTCGAGCTGGCCGCGCACCTTCTCCTGACCGACGTACTCGTCGAGCAGCTTGGGCCGTAGCGCCCGCTCGAACGCTTCTTCCTGCGTGGAAGCGGGCGTGGCCGAGATCACGCGGTCGGGCAGGCGGTCGGCGCCGGTCAGCTTGTCGGTTTCAATCATGGCAGTCAGAAGCAATTTGCCGCCATTCTACGCTGCGCCCCCCCGCCCCGAGCCGTTCGCGATGCGTCCTCAGCCTTTCGACAGCGCCTTCAGCGCAAGCTTGATACCGTCGGACACGCCAGTGCCGGCCGGCACCTGCTTGATGGCCTGCGCGGCCTCCTTCTCCGAGTAGCCGAGCGCGAGCAGCGCGTTGAGGATGTCGACGGCGCTATCGGCCAGCGGTGTGGCG is part of the Cupriavidus metallidurans CH34 genome and harbors:
- a CDS encoding histidine phosphatase family protein, which codes for MSQSTGPQSLAYTHLIVIRHGETAWNRERRLQGQLDIPLNDTGRAQARALAEALAGEPIDAVYSSDLGRAMQTAAPLAETLGLQVRPERRLRERCYGDLEGMTYAEVAEKRPEDFARWQARVPDYAPPEGESLREFHDRAVEVALYLSRRHPGERIALVAHGGVLDCLYREAAGMTLEAPREHELLNASVNRLRCDTAHLTLLQWADVSHLEALALDEVDRRVP
- a CDS encoding BPSL1445 family SYLF domain-containing lipoprotein, with product MNRRNFVTRMAGSGLLVATAMAAGCTTTGSSDSKDAAARRQEIDAGADGALNRLFTSVNGSRELADKAQGILVFPRVLAGGLVIGGEYGDGVLRSKGANVGYYRTLAASFGLTAGGQSRSVIIMFMTPEAYNKFLQAKGWTAGVDASVALAKVGANGKVDTVTGQQPVIGFVQTNAGLMFDVSLDGSKISKLDL
- the ruvB gene encoding Holliday junction branch migration DNA helicase RuvB; the protein is MIETDKLTGADRLPDRVISATPASTQEEAFERALRPKLLDEYVGQEKVRGQLDIFMHAARKRREALDHVLLFGPPGLGKTTLAHIIAREMGVNLRQTSGPVLERPGDLAALLTNLEAHDVLFIDEIHRLSPVVEEILYPALEDYQIDIMIGEGPAARSVKLDLQPFTLVGATTRAGMLTNPLRDRFGIVARLEFYTPDELARIVARSALLLNAAIDPAGALEIARRARGTPRIANRLLRRVRDFAEVKSDGTITRELADAALEMLDVDSVGFDLMDRKLLEAVLHKFDGGPVGVDNLAAAIGEARDTIEDVLEPYMIQQGYLQRTPRGRMATAAAYRHFGLASPRDGGADLAEGL